One region of Hymenobacter sediminicola genomic DNA includes:
- a CDS encoding InlB B-repeat-containing protein yields the protein MNKLLLFLLLALLLAGPGSRAQTPGATFGLFGYAGTTTGTTGGAGGTSVTVNTGTALQAAINSKGAQPLTIYINGTITPANSPGLDKIEVKNKNDISIIGFATLGEFNGIGIKVFRANNIILQNLKVHHVLASFGDGDCISIEGPASHVWVDHCELYNVYQGTGVDDYDGLLDAKSDCEYLTFSWNYLHDAWKASLMGFTDTDNFDRKITYHHNRFENINSRLPLFRFGSGHVFNNYYKDIASTCINPRMGACVKIENNYFDNARNPYVTAYSAQDGFGDVSGNVLVNSPFVYASDVRVLPVCTATIPYAYASVLNPAADVPALVLANAGIGIVGPTLAPGTFQVSTAVVGQGSVSPASGVYNQGQLLTLTATPASGWQFAGWSGDTTATTNPLTFPVRRSRALTATFTQSTTPGAPGSLVRIEDSALPATGLCSFDGVVSTNSGADNGSVINLTNSSGRGITWKVEVAPAGLYQLKWRYVNSSASSAFTAKLSINGTEVNPAVPFPRTSNSTTFALTTLDVTLGPGVNEIRLETTQTASFADIDWLEVSGTRLVAANCASAVGTITGVLPVKTPRGAPAVVQVYPNPGKSAFTFDVTLRRAGHVQAALYSATGAKVADLLPGGKLLPAGTHQLLYQNTTLPAGVYYYILETGYETCSGKLLVE from the coding sequence ATGAATAAACTACTACTCTTCCTCCTGCTGGCTCTGCTGCTGGCCGGGCCGGGCAGCCGCGCCCAGACGCCCGGCGCCACTTTTGGCCTGTTTGGCTACGCAGGTACTACTACGGGCACTACTGGCGGCGCGGGCGGCACTTCTGTTACCGTGAACACCGGTACCGCCCTGCAGGCAGCCATCAACAGCAAAGGCGCGCAGCCACTTACCATCTACATCAACGGCACCATCACGCCCGCCAATTCGCCGGGCCTCGACAAGATTGAGGTCAAGAACAAAAACGATATTTCCATCATCGGCTTCGCGACACTGGGTGAGTTCAATGGCATTGGCATTAAGGTATTTCGGGCCAACAATATCATTCTGCAGAACCTGAAAGTACACCACGTGCTGGCTTCTTTCGGCGACGGCGACTGTATCAGCATCGAGGGGCCGGCCAGCCACGTGTGGGTGGACCACTGCGAGCTGTACAATGTGTACCAGGGCACCGGCGTGGACGACTACGACGGCCTGCTGGACGCCAAATCCGACTGCGAGTATCTGACCTTTTCCTGGAACTACCTCCACGACGCCTGGAAAGCCAGCCTGATGGGCTTCACGGATACCGACAACTTCGACCGTAAAATCACCTACCACCACAACCGCTTCGAGAACATCAACTCCCGGCTGCCCCTGTTTCGCTTCGGCAGCGGCCACGTGTTCAACAACTACTACAAAGACATTGCCTCTACCTGTATCAATCCGCGCATGGGGGCCTGCGTGAAAATCGAGAACAACTACTTCGACAACGCCCGCAACCCTTACGTGACGGCTTACAGCGCCCAGGACGGATTCGGAGACGTGTCGGGAAATGTGCTGGTGAACAGCCCATTCGTGTATGCCTCCGACGTGCGCGTGCTGCCCGTCTGCACTGCCACCATCCCTTATGCGTATGCCAGCGTGCTGAACCCGGCCGCCGATGTGCCGGCGCTGGTGCTAGCCAATGCCGGCATCGGGATAGTAGGCCCTACGCTGGCCCCGGGCACGTTTCAGGTGAGTACGGCGGTAGTTGGGCAGGGGAGTGTAAGCCCGGCCAGCGGCGTCTACAACCAAGGTCAGCTGCTGACGCTGACCGCCACGCCGGCTTCCGGCTGGCAGTTCGCGGGCTGGTCCGGCGACACTACGGCTACCACCAACCCGCTCACGTTTCCGGTGCGCCGCAGCCGCGCCCTCACCGCCACTTTCACGCAAAGCACCACGCCGGGCGCACCGGGTAGTCTAGTCCGCATCGAGGACTCGGCTTTGCCGGCCACGGGCCTGTGCAGCTTCGATGGAGTGGTGAGCACCAACAGCGGCGCCGACAACGGCTCGGTTATCAACCTGACCAATTCCAGCGGGCGGGGTATCACCTGGAAAGTAGAAGTGGCGCCGGCAGGACTCTATCAGCTTAAATGGCGCTACGTGAACAGCAGTGCTTCTTCGGCTTTCACGGCGAAGCTAAGCATTAACGGCACGGAAGTAAACCCAGCTGTACCGTTCCCGCGCACTTCTAACAGCACCACTTTTGCGCTGACCACGCTGGACGTGACACTGGGACCGGGCGTCAACGAAATCAGACTGGAAACCACCCAGACGGCTTCTTTCGCGGATATCGACTGGCTGGAGGTTTCAGGTACGCGCTTGGTGGCTGCCAACTGTGCCAGTGCGGTGGGTACCATCACCGGCGTGCTGCCCGTGAAGACCCCGCGCGGCGCGCCGGCCGTGGTGCAGGTCTACCCAAATCCCGGCAAATCGGCCTTTACGTTCGATGTGACGCTGCGCCGCGCCGGCCACGTGCAGGCTGCGCTTTACTCCGCTACCGGCGCAAAAGTAGCCGACCTGCTGCCCGGTGGCAAGCTGCTGCCCGCTGGTACGCATCAACTGCTTTACCAGAATACGACGCTGCCCGCTGGCGTGTACTACTACATACTGGAAACCGGCTACGAAACCTGTTCGGGCAAGCTGCTGGTGGAATAG
- a CDS encoding glycosyltransferase, with product MSTWLGMLLLAAPALYAARMLALRRAWDRLPVPVLPPTAASSTASQGEPLRFSVIIAARNEADNLPLLLADLACQTLPAQQFEVLIVDDHSTDATATVAAAFKVPFALRVIQLAEVPGADTGKKAALQAALAQARAPWIVCTDADCRLHPDWLLSYAALQDEVGPEVRFVSGPVLLTGPETLLHSLSGLEFAGLVGTGAASIGADLPTMCNGANLAYRRDAFAAVAGFAGNEHLASGDDEFLMHKLHAAFPGSIRFLKHPAALVRTAGPPTLAALLRQRVRWASKWRHYRHSASQQLAVLVLLANLALAAGALALPWLPALAPWAATAWLLKLGADVWFLSPVLAFLERRRWLWWVPVLQLAYAPYALAVGLAGLRGGYVWKGRAVR from the coding sequence ATGAGCACGTGGCTGGGAATGTTGCTGCTGGCCGCGCCGGCTCTGTATGCGGCCCGGATGCTGGCGCTCCGCCGCGCCTGGGACCGGCTGCCGGTGCCTGTGCTGCCACCAACTGCAGCAAGTAGTACAGCCTCGCAGGGTGAGCCGCTGCGCTTCTCGGTAATTATAGCCGCCCGCAATGAAGCCGATAATCTGCCGCTGCTGCTGGCCGACCTCGCCTGCCAAACCTTACCCGCGCAGCAGTTTGAGGTGCTGATTGTCGATGACCATTCCACGGATGCCACAGCCACAGTAGCCGCTGCATTCAAGGTGCCGTTTGCATTACGTGTTATTCAACTGGCCGAGGTGCCGGGAGCCGACACCGGCAAGAAAGCTGCCCTGCAAGCCGCTCTGGCCCAGGCCCGCGCCCCCTGGATTGTCTGCACCGATGCCGACTGCCGACTGCACCCCGACTGGCTCCTTAGCTATGCCGCGCTGCAGGATGAAGTCGGACCGGAGGTGCGTTTCGTGAGCGGCCCGGTGCTGCTGACGGGGCCCGAAACACTGCTGCACAGCCTCTCCGGGCTGGAATTTGCCGGCCTGGTGGGTACGGGCGCGGCCAGCATAGGCGCCGACTTGCCCACAATGTGCAACGGCGCCAACCTAGCCTACCGCCGCGACGCTTTTGCGGCCGTAGCAGGCTTCGCCGGCAACGAGCACCTGGCCAGCGGCGACGACGAGTTTCTGATGCACAAGCTGCACGCGGCGTTTCCGGGCAGCATCCGATTTTTGAAGCATCCGGCGGCGCTGGTACGCACGGCCGGCCCGCCCACGCTGGCGGCACTGTTGCGGCAGCGGGTGCGCTGGGCCAGCAAGTGGCGGCACTACCGGCACTCAGCCTCGCAGCAGCTGGCGGTACTGGTGCTGCTGGCCAACTTAGCCCTAGCCGCCGGGGCGCTGGCCCTGCCGTGGCTACCGGCGCTGGCTCCCTGGGCGGCCACAGCCTGGCTGCTCAAGTTGGGCGCCGATGTATGGTTTCTGAGTCCGGTGCTGGCTTTTCTGGAGCGGCGGCGCTGGCTGTGGTGGGTGCCGGTGCTGCAGCTAGCCTATGCGCCCTATGCGCTGGCCGTGGGCCTGGCCGGGCTGCGCGGCGGCTACGTCTGGAAAGGCCGCGCTGTACGGTAG
- a CDS encoding lysylphosphatidylglycerol synthase transmembrane domain-containing protein — MSTHLQNYVQKPEVAASRRRGWVVAGKLLITALTLGLLYHSVFADVATAAAWRGLLAATFTGAGRGPVLLALALVPVNWGVEAWKWWRLARHLEPVSFRRSFRAVLVGLTLGFVTPNRVGDYAGRIIELKSRRLDALGAVFMGRYAQLVVTVLAGTAGLLYFLLAFYLEGYAASRLGVVVAVALINAAVLLPLYRSRLLLAVLSAIRPLRRFRRFLAVMPTYPAHAIHAVLALSGLRYVVFCAQFGLLLKAYGTQAQLLPGAAAVAATFLLKSLVPSLNALADVGVRELSATHLFGLLGEPALPVLSASLSLWILNIALPSAAGLVFVLRLKVLRKRNNPSASATSAGTSPRDPAA; from the coding sequence TCCACTCATCTACAAAACTACGTCCAAAAGCCGGAAGTTGCCGCCTCGCGGCGGCGCGGGTGGGTGGTGGCTGGCAAGCTGCTCATCACGGCCCTCACGCTGGGGCTGCTCTACCATTCGGTGTTTGCCGATGTGGCCACGGCGGCGGCCTGGCGTGGCCTGCTGGCGGCCACTTTCACGGGGGCCGGGCGCGGGCCGGTGTTGCTGGCGCTGGCGCTGGTGCCCGTAAACTGGGGGGTGGAGGCCTGGAAATGGTGGCGGCTGGCCCGGCATCTGGAGCCCGTGTCGTTCCGCCGCAGCTTTCGGGCGGTGCTGGTGGGCCTCACGCTGGGCTTCGTGACGCCCAACCGCGTCGGCGATTACGCCGGCCGCATCATCGAGCTGAAAAGCCGCCGCCTCGATGCGCTGGGCGCGGTGTTTATGGGCCGCTACGCCCAACTCGTCGTGACGGTGCTGGCAGGCACTGCCGGGCTGCTGTACTTTCTGCTGGCGTTTTATCTGGAAGGTTACGCGGCCTCCAGGCTAGGCGTGGTAGTAGCGGTGGCGCTGATAAACGCGGCGGTTTTGCTGCCGCTGTACCGCTCACGGCTGCTGCTGGCAGTGCTGTCGGCCATCAGGCCGTTGCGCCGGTTCCGCCGCTTCTTGGCCGTAATGCCTACGTATCCGGCCCACGCCATTCATGCGGTATTGGCGCTTTCGGGGCTGCGGTACGTGGTGTTTTGCGCGCAGTTTGGGCTGCTGCTGAAAGCTTACGGAACGCAGGCGCAGCTGCTGCCAGGCGCGGCGGCCGTGGCGGCCACGTTTCTGCTGAAGTCACTGGTGCCCTCGCTCAATGCCTTGGCCGATGTAGGTGTGCGCGAGCTGTCGGCTACGCACCTGTTTGGGCTGCTGGGCGAGCCGGCGCTGCCAGTACTCAGTGCCAGCCTTAGCCTCTGGATTCTCAACATTGCCCTGCCAAGCGCCGCCGGACTGGTATTTGTGCTGCGGCTAAAAGTGCTTCGCAAGCGCAATAATCCTTCTGCCAGCGCGACGTCGGCGGGAACCAGCCCCCGGGACCCGGCCGCATGA